DNA sequence from the Solea solea chromosome 12, fSolSol10.1, whole genome shotgun sequence genome:
AAAGGCCAGTGGTGTTTCTTTATGCTTACACTTCCCACTCTTCACGTCAAACTAGAATAATACGGTTATATAATTCCACACTTCATGGTTAAGTAGAAGAAATCAGTCTCCTCTAAAACTGCTGTGCAGGAAAATACTATCTAATTTAACTCTCCATAGCAGTAAATCCCCAATGAGATTTATTAAAGTAGGAATTTTTACAAGTaactgcacacaggaggtgaAACCAAAAGTGAAGTTTGGCTTGTTCCTCTTTTAGCTTGGCATTATGGTTTCCAATTGAGGAAGTGATGACCATGAGAATGAAAGCAATGAAAACATGGTGGACATTAGAGCTGCTGCTACCCTCTGTAACTGCTTTGTGTTGCagtactccccccccccccaataatGGACTAACAATACATGGATATTTTGCTGTTTGGGTACACAAACATCATCACTCACTGTTGGGATGGAAAGTTACCCACAGCcaacatgaatatgaatatgttgCCTGTGATGAAATCAGAAAGGGAAAATTAGGCTCTTATCTCCTTCAGTatttcacaacaacagcagcagctgctggtgatGCAGGAAATGGTGTGTTTACTGACAAAGTCGAGTACTGACAGACTTTGGCAGTCGCTCCAAACAGAGCATGATCTACAGAACAGGGAGTCCAGGCCTGGAGGCTGGTTGTGCTTTCAAATACTTGCTCTGTCTCCATCTACTGGATAAGAAATATTGGACTGGCCAGTATCTCGGCTATTGACTGAGTTGAGAGGCATCGATGAGGCATCCAAAATAGACAACCCAGGATCAGATTTATTTATCTCCCCGCTTCAGAATGTGGCTCTTTTTGACGATGGTTGACAAATCAAAGAAATGAGGGCTTCAGGTTTACATCTGCGTTTCAGATTCCTTTGTGTTGCTCAATTTCCTGCCCACCTCAGCTACTGACAACAGCAGCCAGGAGCGGAATCCTGCTGTCCCGTGGAACCATCACGGCACCGAGGAGAGATACGCATGGAACATGGCTGCTTTGAGGACTTTAACCGTGGCAGgtctttttttggcattttgcGCTTTGGGGCTGATAGCAGTCGCGATCAGCACGGACAACTGGTACGAGACTGACGCGAGGAGGCACCGGGAGCGCTGCAAGAATTATTCAAACAAAAGAAACGACCCTGGCTATATTTACATCTCCAACAACAACCTCCCGCTTCGCATGTTGCCAAAGGAGACGGCTGTGGGGAGGGAGCGCTCCAATGTCAGAGGCGGCGAACTGATGCTGCTGCGGGCCAAGCGGCACTTCTTGCCTCCTGCGCCCGCCATGGAGTCTCTCTGCAGTCGGCAGTTCAACTCCACCATCACCGGACTGTGGAGAAAGTGCCACCGGGAGGGATTTGACTTAGAGACAGAAGATTTGATATTTAAAGGTTTGGTGCTGgatggggagggagggagggctgtGTGGGGTGTTTTATGTTATAATGTCTTTATTGTGGACATTTGTGTTGTTGCGCTGTCTGTAAATAGCACACTCCGTGCACGAATGCGCTATCCAAGGTGCTGATGCTGCGCACAGACCATGAAGGCCTACGCAGAATAACAAGGAATAGGTAGAGTTACAATGCAATCGACGAGCCGTGTTGTTTTCCAGCTCAGAGAGGAAAGCCATAGTAAGAGAATCCTCCAGATGCTTACAGTAAGCTTCAGTGCTGTGGGTGGATGGTGCTGGAATGggttgggtgtttttttttttggggagggGGTGGCAGCAGAGAGCCTTGTGGTAAATATCCGCTCCATCTGTGTGCTTATATGTGGCATCTTTTTTCACGTTGTTTACATCCACAGGATTGGTTCCGCGCTGCACGCCAATAAAATACTACTACTCATCATCGGCGCTGCCCAGGAATCTGCCTGTCAATCTGACCAAGACAATAAGGCAGGATGAATGGCACGCGCTCCGTGAGTTCCCAAAACGCTCTTTCATAATGTGATGATTTAAAGCAGACAACACTTAACATCGCCCACAGAGCACGGCCTCACTCTGTGCTGTTTGCTCTGCAGACCTCCAGAGGATGACCGCCAGCTTCATAGGCATGGCCATCTCCATCATCCTGTTCGGCTGGATCATAGGTGTACTGGGCTGCTGTAAGGAGCATGATCTGATGCAGTATGTCGCTGGACTTCTCTTCCTCATGGGAGGTAAAATGTACTGGATTTTGTAGAAAGAGCACTACCCTGTATTACCACACTGGGGTGCTAAAGTATTTACCACTGCAAAGCTGTTGGATGGACGCATGAGAGGTGATGAAATTATTTGTGCTGTAGTGTCTcactcttgttgtttttgtcttcctctctgGCAGGAACATGCTGCATTATCTCTCTTTGCACATGTGTGGCTGGGATCAACTTCGAGCTGTCCCGCTATCCTCGCTATATGTTTGGGATACCAGAGGACATCAGTCATGGTTATGGCTGGTCCATGTTTTGTGCGTGGGGTGGACTGGGCCTTACATTGCTGGCTGGTTTCCTGTGCACACTGGCTCCTTCCCTCTACCCTCCACACACTCCAGTGGTGCACAAGCCCAGGCAGGAAAATGGCTGTGTCTGACAGGCCACACCACACATCCAACAGACACCTGTCTCCTCCTGAAACAGTGACGAGCCCTGTTCCAGAGACACTTTTACCCATGCAGGGACTCAGAGCAGTGAGAGCCGTGATGCAGCACAGAGAAAGCACAGGACACTGACTCTTAACTCAcgtgaaaaatgagaaaaagaggCGACAtttgactgaagacgctttcaGTTCCTCTGGTGcttttttcttgtgtctctCTCTATGAATGAACTCTTCAGTGTTATTGCTTGCTCTCGAGGAGACAAATAGTTAtacaaaatgtcttcatgtaAAATATGCTAGTGGAtgagggtggggtggggggatggggaagaagaacagaaaaagaaacactggCAGAAGACCCATAGCACAACTTTAAAATCTGTATTGAAGATGGATGTGTACCTTCACATTTCAAAGGGCAACTGTGTATCATTATGTACTCATTCAAAACAAGATATGTACATGTAATTTTTAACTGTATGTATGCAGATGAATTTGTGTTTATTCAAGGAAAAATATGAGCATCAAGACCAAACTGTGTTTGAgggaaatgttttgttgtttttaatgtcttacCCCCCCCatcaaaatatttttgaaaaataaaacaatcatgcaaaactatgttttttttccctcactgaAAGACATCGACTTTATTGGGGTTCTCCCTGCGTTGGTATACTCTAAGAGTGTGAAATTATATGAGTTCATAAGTATGTAAGCAGACAGAAGGACCAGCTAATGGAGTCAAAACGTTTATTGcgtcatttttaaatatctgcTGTGTCTGGTTTATGCAACTACTCCTGGATATTTGAATGTCAGTGGCCAAAGAATGAGTCAGTGACCAAAGCTTACAAAAATActaataaaacagaaacaaatatgtCAGTTGTGCATCACAGTGAAGTAAACATAAGATAAGACACATAAAAACTAGATTATCCACATAACGACATCAGAAGTTTTTGGGTCACATGTTTTAAACATTCCGACAACAGCTGCACTGGTTTACACAAGTTATACTCTGTGCTTTCCGCTGACAACATGCAGCAGCCATTGTACtctatgattattttttttctgaacttTTATGAGAAATTCAATCATTCTGACATCTAATTCAAATTCTGGCTACACTTGTTTCCCGAGGTTTCTTCAGTCCTCAATGTCTTGACTTTACCATTGTATTgcttaattgtatttattataatcACAGGCTGATTATGTGCAGCTGCAGCCATGATATAAATCACGGTTGCAAAACGGTATTGCCCACTGAAGGCtatgttttcaaaaatatcaCAAGATAAATGAGAAGAATGAGATGAATTAACGTTGCATTCATTCAATTATTTTCAGTacatttatttgacctttttaaCACGCGTggatattattgttttaacatagtcaaaatgaaatatactgtagatattgCAAAAagctattttcattttaaaaaagtggtCGTTTGTGAAAGCATAAGGACAAATCCGCTCAAAAGAGATTTATAAATGTCACATTGACTAATATCCATGTGTTGAAGTCAAGATGTAGTTTCCTACTAAATCGTCGTTTGATGAAACACAATCAACTAATAAATTATTATGTCTCATGATATAGGATATATGAGTTATTAAAGTGACActgacttatttttttttcaagcttAATTATACACTAAGTGTCTGAGCAAAAGAGCAGAGCAACATGTCAACACATGGGCAATACTCTGGCTTATACTACATCATCTCATGGTCTTCATCAGAGTATGGAGTCTGCCCAGTGTAAGGTTTCATGGTTCATCGTTGGAAGAACTTGGTCTTCTGATAAAAACTATGTCTATGACATGAAATACTCTATACTTTAAACTACAGTTAATATGTTAAAGGAGGAGAATCCTTGACTCAGTTTTAGTATAAAGGTATCTCTCAGTGCTCAGAGCCATGTGGTTTCAGAGCTTTGTAATCCACAGAGATGGATCGCCGTGTTCTAAGGTCAACTCTGGTCTACATTCCTGACCTTTCTTTGTTTGTCCTTAAAATAATGTCAAGGAGGAGAATACATTCTCCTAACAGCGGCAGCCCATCCTGTGTCTGAGCATCACGGAACTTTGAATCTGTaggaaaaaaatactttgaataggaaaaatatacatttttttcactTACAGAAAAAGGTGGAATTAATGATCCGTGccaaaacagacacatgaaGTGTGTAATGGTGACGGTTGTTTATGATCACTTTGGTGACATGCCTTTGGTTACGCAGTGGAAATTTAAACAGAACCTTTCCATCAAATCGTCTGAGCCCCTGTGCAGTGCCCCTGGAAATTAAGAGCCATATAGACATATAGGGTTTCTCCGGCAGCTCAGCACTGTGCCGGGCTGCACagagctgtttttaaaaagagggTCCCTCTGGGGAAGCTGGACTGTGAGGAAAACCAGACAGAGGAAATCACACCCAGTTGCTTCCATGGCTGCCCATTGCAGGCTCCCTCACTACTGCACAGACATTATCTCTGTAAAAAGTTGGCATGCTCATAACTTTGTGGTCGAAGCAGACACTGGTTAAAACAAGAGCCTTTTAAAATGGTAgttaaagacagaaaaaacacaggaggcattcaaaataataaattcaaGGCACTACAAAATTAAAACAGCATGCagtgtttccctctctctctctctctctctctctctctctctgtgtgtgtgtgtgtgtgtgtgtgtgtgtgtgtgtgtgagagagagaccaaTAGGTCAGGGTTAGTTCCTTTCAGGAATTCAAAACTACTTTCCTCCAATAAACAGTTGTGTCTGGAACAATAGGTTGTAGCAAACACATTCCATTTTCGTAGAGATTTAAACATCCTGTATATGCTGTTCATAAGTGTCCCTATAGATAAATGACTTTGTTTCATGTCAACCACAGGCTACAGTTAATACATGGTGATAGAGAAAACACTGCCACATGTAGAGCCAGCAATACACATGGTGAGAAAGATATGACAGGGGTCACTTTCCACTGCAGATAATCAAAAGTTCAGACTtcaaaaggttttttgtttgtgtaaatctCAAGCTTCAAAGGGTGGAAGTGGTTTTCcaacacaacagtgtgtgtgtgtgtgacaatgaGAGACAAGTATAGTGAGTTTTACAAGAAAAGCTAAATTATTGTTTTGGCAGCAGATAAGagctaaaagaagaaaaggcaaCGTTACAATCTGTGATGAAAGATGAGTATTTATTTTGTCGTAATATCttaaaattgaaaagaaaacaaaaaaactatataCGTTAAAATACACAGACAGAAAGTTGGCTGCTCAGCTGAGAGACTTTTATTACTTTCTGCTGAATATAATTCTTCCTCAGAGGAACAGCGGGCTCCAGGCCCCTGGTTCCTTGCAGGAGAAATTTATgttcacagttttcttttttcctgaccCAGAGGaatgtgttgatgtttttgttagAGCTCATTTTAACGACACACTGTTCGGAATATGGGCTCAACCAAATGGTCAGagatattcaaatacatattcCTGCAGTATATAGACCACAATGAACTTTCCAGTTGTTGTTTTAACTGGATggtctatttctctctctctcacacacgcacaggttAATTTGCCAAAACAACCTTAGGAGCCAAAGTTCAGATACTCAGTCTTGAGGCGGCTCAGTCTCGTGCCATGACTGCGAATAATGAGAGACAACAGCTCGTGTTTGTCTTTCAGTCCCAGAGAAATTTCTGTAGTTTCCCTCAGCGCGTCCCTGATGCCACTCACTTGCTTCACCACATAGCCgttgagctgctgctcctctctcaGCTCAGTCTCCTGACTTTCTTTGAACttcacctccagctccaccagTGACTTCTCCACGTTTGAGAAAGCCTCGCCGATCTGGGAGATCTCCCGCTGGAGGAACTTGCCGTAGCTGTCCTCTCCGTCCAGGTCGTGCGCCACAGTGCGTCCGATGCCCTCCAGCAGCCGCGCCGCGTCCTCCGCCTGCAGTTTGGCAATGACGAAGTCGTCCCGCACGACGGAGTCGCGCTCCTCAGAGGCTCCGCATGGAGACACATCCGAGAATTTAAACAGCATCTGGCACTTCTCCGGGTCTTCAGTCTCATCGTAGTATCCGTCCGGGACAAAGAAGTGATGGAAAGTGCCATTGGAGATCTCCGCCTGGACTGGTCCGGAGTAAACTGCGGGGCAACATGGTAAAGATGTGACTATGATGAGCAGCAGAAGCGGGACAGCAACCATCAtgcacctcctctctctctttggcgATCAGCATCTGCACTCACAGCCAGATCCAGCGCACAGTTTTCATCCCGACTCATGTTACACCTCTCCCCGTCACCTAAAAGGCGCAGACGCCTGTTGGAGTGAAGAGAGCTCCTGAATGTGGTTACTCCAACCTCATGCGCAGTGTCAGTGCGGAGCAGTGCGGAGGCAGGTTTTTCCTAATAAAAGTAACACACAACTTTATTGTGGTTTTCTATTTTAATGACAGTCCAACTTTCACAACAGTCACTGGTCTGTGTTCAGAGAGGTTGCCATGAAAGACCAGACCATAGATGTTGGTATAAGCTGAATTCATGGAGAGGATGTCAACGTCACAGTGTGGGCAAATCAGAAACCATGGAGGACAACCACACCCTGCTGAAAGCCAGAAATTCAACTGTTAAATCTAGTGATGCAACTGCCTTGAGATCTGACTTCAATAAGGTCATTAGAAGCACAAAAAGAGTTTATGGACAAAGAATACAAAGCAACTTTCAAGACAACAGGGACACCAGGAGACTGTGACAGGGTATTCAAACGGTTGCCCACTACAGTATTAGTGATGGCAGCACAGAGCTGCATCTTAATAATTACTTTGGCAGGTTCGATGCACTTAACACAACAGCATGATGACCGAGTGTTAAGTCTTGACCCTTGCTCAgggggacaaaacaagacaaaacaagactttcgagaccatcatcatttccaagtttgacaaacactgatgaacatttttttttaaagtttattgacattttatggacccaaCGATTACTCcaataattgagaaaataatcgacagatcaaATGATTATGAAAAAGACATTACATCTACTACCAATGTCAGGTCAAAACTGTGGGTCTATACCTGCAAACTCTCTCAAATAGAGAGGGGCACCTCAGCACCTGACAGGTCAGGTGCTGAGGTCCTAATAGTTTACTTTCAACAACATCTGGTCTATGTTAAAATAATAGCACCAAGATTTGTACTAGCAAAAGAACACACAGTGATTATTTTAGTTTCCACAAAAATCTtgtaaatcatgacaaaaaacgatttgaaaaggaaacaaacaaacaaaaacaacgacAAAGTTAAATGGATATTGCTGTGGATTGCATTCCCAGACTGTGAGGGTGAGGCTACAGTAGTTAGAGCTCACTATGATGACTTCAGTTACTGCA
Encoded proteins:
- the tmem276a gene encoding transmembrane protein 178B, yielding MAALRTLTVAGLFLAFCALGLIAVAISTDNWYETDARRHRERCKNYSNKRNDPGYIYISNNNLPLRMLPKETAVGRERSNVRGGELMLLRAKRHFLPPAPAMESLCSRQFNSTITGLWRKCHREGFDLETEDLIFKGLVPRCTPIKYYYSSSALPRNLPVNLTKTIRQDEWHALHLQRMTASFIGMAISIILFGWIIGVLGCCKEHDLMQYVAGLLFLMGGTCCIISLCTCVAGINFELSRYPRYMFGIPEDISHGYGWSMFCAWGGLGLTLLAGFLCTLAPSLYPPHTPVVHKPRQENGCV
- the fibina gene encoding fin bud initiation factor a; protein product: MMVAVPLLLLIIVTSLPCCPAVYSGPVQAEISNGTFHHFFVPDGYYDETEDPEKCQMLFKFSDVSPCGASEERDSVVRDDFVIAKLQAEDAARLLEGIGRTVAHDLDGEDSYGKFLQREISQIGEAFSNVEKSLVELEVKFKESQETELREEQQLNGYVVKQVSGIRDALRETTEISLGLKDKHELLSLIIRSHGTRLSRLKTEYLNFGS